The sequence below is a genomic window from Coffea arabica cultivar ET-39 chromosome 8e, Coffea Arabica ET-39 HiFi, whole genome shotgun sequence.
CGAGCTTGTGCATTTGGAGCAAGAAGTCCTACAGAACTGTACTTGTAAAAGTTTTCTGTGTTGTACCCGCGGCTTCCCACTGCAGTTGACTCAGTCATGCCATAGCCCTGAGAAAGACTATTCATATGAACAACATTTCTAAACTTACTTGAAACACAGATTACTAGGATATGTACAGAGCAATAAGGGACAAGCTGAATTTATTAAACTTAAAAATCTGTAATATCCCATAACTGATTGTCTCTTTTTATAAGATAAAGAGaaattttaggaaaattcagattcatttgcttttgtttttgagCCTCACGCCAAACGTTTTTCAAGGTTGCCCAAAAACCACATGATGGTTCTTTTATCGTACACCCCATCTCCTTTTACCCAATGCGTCTGAACAAAAACCAAATTCAAAGGTACGGCCTGTGAGTACTGTTAATGGTAGAATAAGAATCAAACACTAGCAAATACTACCTGAATAAAATCTACATGAGGAAGCGTCTGAACAAAGTCCTCAATGCATTTTGCACTCACAGGGGCAGCTCCACATGAAACCTGTCTTAAGCTCTTCAAACTACCGTCAGAAGCATCCTTTGCTCTACTTGTCAATTTCATCAATACAGGAGGAACCGTTGGAAAATGAGTAACACCATATTTGTCAATCACTCTAACCAATTGATCAGCATCAAAATTTCTCATAACAACAATAGTAGTCCCCAGTGATAACAATCCCATAACAAAAAGTGAAAGTCCATAAATGTGGAACATTGGCGAAGTAGCCAAATATACATTCTCCGAAGGCAAATCGCAGTAAGTGGAGGCCTCAAATCTAACAAAAAGAACAACCATGGCTATAAAATTACCATGAGTTAACATAGTTCCTTTACAAGTACCAGTGGTCCCTGATGAATACAATATTGCTGCAGTATCTTGCTGATTAATTTTAGGCCTTGGAGCCAATTTTGGATCACTGGAAATCAGCTTATAAAAATCAGAATTTCGACAGACCTTTGAATTTGGCATCAAAGATTCAGTATGTGGCACCCCAATTACAGGAAAGCCAAATGCACTCAATTCATCAACTTTCTCAGGCAGGCAAAGGCCAAAAGATGGTTTACAATCAATAACTTGTTTTTTAACCTCTGACAGACTACTCAAAGGATTGATAGCAGTGACAATTGCTCCAAGGGACAAAATCCCAAGAAAAACAATGGGGAAATGAATCGAATTCGGAAGCGAAATCAGGACAACATCCCCTTGAGATACTCCCATTTGGTGTAATCCACTGGCGACGGAGTTCACCAAAGGGAAGATTTTCGAGTACGATAAAGAAAACCCTGATGAAGAATCAATCAGGGCTGTTTGGCCACTGTGTTCATGTGAAAAGATGAAGGAAACAACATCAAGAAAAGGGTCTGAAGGAAGGGTGACGGAAGGGTGTTTGCTATGGTAAATTCCAGTTTCTGGTGAATACCATGAAGGGTACGAGAGTTTTGGGATTGAGGATTTGAATTTTGTGTTGAAGATGGCTTCTTGATCAGTTGAGATATGGGTAGATTTCAAGAATGTAGCCATTGATTTTGCTTGGCgtgaagagaaagagagaaaagtgcCGCAGCAGCAGAAGCAGAAAAGCCAATTGAGTGTTGTGGCATGACTCTGTATTCTATGCATTCCCCCACGAGGAATATATATACGAGGAGGATCAGGCGGCTTTGGAAATGAATTGAAAAGATTTCTTTCTGTTTCGAAGTAGTTCAGTGTTTAATTGGCTTTGACTGCAGGAATCTTCAcgcaaaaaaaagaagaaattaacaAAGTAGGTCCAGTGCTGCTTCTACTACTTTCATCGCGTGGGTCGGAAGGGGATATAAAAGGGCTTTTCTTGAACTTTTCACTCCTCCTTTGAATAAAGTTCATCTTTGTATATATCTTGTTTTGCACCCTTCAAATATACTCTAATTTCCATTTTAGTATTTAAATTTTAGTTTAGAATATTTTACTTGATTCTCTAAAATCTTAAAATCATTTCACATTACCCGCATCGTTACTGAAACGCTGTAAAAGTCAACAATTATGAAATGCAATAAAAGCTAATGGAATTGTTGCTAATCGCAATTGTCTTATTTACGAAAACTAGAATATTCTGTTAATAGAGTATGAACTATACTGTGATGAGTTTagaattttacaaaataaaatagaattaatttttttttacactgaCGGCGTATATACAAAATAAAGTATTATAAACTTTAGTATAGAAACCAAAGTAAAATAAGAGTATAATTCAAGGttgcaaaataaaattgacCCATGTACTATAgagatgaaaagaaaatgtatttaGGTAGATCCCTCATGCCATAGTGTGTATTCTATATGGTTAAGAATGAAGCAAACCACTCAACTAAGAAGGAATGAACACTATGGCTGGTTTCGTGCACCCACCGTTTGGATTGAGGGATTcagagagaagagaaaagagaggaatgGGAgggattttgatttttcttgtttggattgatttttgaagagaaaaagaaaggataggaagggaaatgatttaattattttattaagttatgATTTTGTTTAAAAGTATACAGAAACTAAGGGAAAGAGAATCAAAtctattaaaatatttaaagtttttttttttcaaaaaatcatctttttttcatccctcacagtTAAATacacttaataattttcctttcttttcttttccttcctcaatccaaacaaaatttgaacatcttctctcttttcctttcatATTCAATCCAAACGAAATGGATGGAAATTATTTTCTTctgttgttttttcttttttccattgatgtcctttcctttattttttcttccctttttattCCTTCAATCCAATCCAAACGATATGCTATCTTGACCACATGATGTATATTATtggcaaggaaaaaaaaaagccatacACAATAAAAGGTTTTTGACATATATAAATACATGTGACAAGAGGAGTAAAATAAACTCAACAAAATAAATACTCAACAAATTTAACTCAGAATTCTAAAACAATAAACTCAAAGTTCTCAGTTTTGGAAGCTTTCTCTAAATTTCTTGCTTTATTCTTCACTCTTCCAATTTCAAATCGAAGCCCCAGTGACATATTTAACATATTTGTACAAGTAATGAGGACTGGAGTTTTTCTAcacaaagaaaaaaatgtacAAGTACTAAACGGTCAGGGCAGAAAACCTTATATATGACTTGACTTCAAGGAAATTGACCGACTCACTAGTCACTAGTCCAAAATGGGACACAATTGACATGAAGAAACTAGAAATTTATATTGCCAGTAAACTTCGGCAACATGGCTTTCATTGCCCGTAAACTAGTTACGATGTCAATTTAATGCTTGCAATCGAATGTCAATGTATAAAACTTTGACACATAAGCAAAATACATTATATAAATTTGGTTTAATTGTTGCAATTTTGATCTTATAATTAGCTTTCATCTTTATCTTTACACGTAGTAATGAATGGAATTTGCATTTTTCGTGCAATTTTACTTGTTTACTGttgttaaaaatattaaatatgttCACCTATTCTTCATCAAATACTCCACAAAATATTGCACGTAAACAATTAACCCGAGCTTAGATAATCCATTTTGGTTATGTGTCAAAGTTTTATacgtttattcattttttattgcaAAATTTAAACTGATGTAGCTTGGATAGGATCATAATGAAGTGTTTTGGTAGTCCAGTTTCAAGTTTCTTTATGTCAATTGTGTCAAATATGTGCATTATAGCAAGTCAGGGTTGTCACTTTCCGATGTGGCGGTCAATTTCCCATAAGGAAGTCTAGTCATTTGCCAGGTATCCGTGTTTGGGGGATTTAGTGCTAGTACAAGAATAATTATGATATTGGGGTtgctatgtaaaatttgaatagtGGAAAGTAAAGGGTGAAATTTAGAGATAGCCTCCAAAAATTGAGAATTGTGATATTAGTAGGTTTGTTTAaacaggagattatttgaaaatatcctttaaaaataatattatagTATTTTTTATGATATAATAATGTTAATCATTTATTTGTGAGTTTATTTTACTTCTATTCtcacatatatttatatgtttttGAAATGCTTCCACCTTGTGGCACTAATATCATTTGGTTGGGTAGCTCATTAactaatttttttcattatatcacgaatacatttttcaatcatttttttatgtcacatatatatcacatcataaaaagcgTTAGAACTATGTCCAATCGAAACATATCTGTTTTGATGTTATATCACCACATAACATTAGCCAGTAAGTAGATTGGATCTATTTAAATAATACTTCAATAAAGATGGATTTTGGTTATTGTGATCCCAAATATATCACATGCTTATGGAATGAAATAGGCCTACTTAAAGCATATTTAATATGAATATAATTTCAGTAATTGTGGTTAAATTTTCCCATATATGAATTGAGTAGATTAGGTACGTAATAGCAAGCACATCTCCTATAAAAGagaatttcagaaacctcctctgCCCTATGGGTATGTGTTTTGCAACCACAAACGCCAGCTAAACACCTATTGGATATCCTTTAATACCTGTCATGAAACTTTGTTAACGTAAATTAAATTAAAGCTTGATTTTCTCATTAGTCAACCAAAATCTGGATGCACCTCTGATTGCAttctgttttttctcttttcatttctttgcTTATCTCCATTTTTTGAAAGTATTATGtggaaaattttctcaaattggAAATCTTTTCTGgcggttcttttttttttggagcaaaattGATAGCTGAGATAATAATTCTTTTGCAAGTTTGGAAAGAAATTAACTTGTGTAAAGAATAAAAagcaagtcatttcacaaatttATCCTCTGAAGATCTCCATCCGAAATCTCCAATGTACATTGTCTCAATTAGTCATTGTAATGTTCAAAATTAGTGAATATTTAATGTGGATTAGTGTGATTTGACATAGAGATAATAAACGAAGTTTTAATATCTACACTATATATAACGTGAGAGGTTCcttatgctttttttttaaattttttaaagtgtaagtgagaggtctTGAATTTGGGACTTCACACTTACACTCTCTTCTCCCGTACCGTCTCATCCATCCCTCTCATCTAGAGGTTTCTTATGGTGTTATGTCATTTTATGTTTTATCATTTTAGCTTTACCATAAAGGATAAAATGGTTTCATTCTCTAACCAAAAAATTTGTTATTGCTGACACTCTTTAGAATTCCATATATTAGCcactatatttttttctctttcctttttacctttttttttccagtttttaCCTCAACTGCATGcaatttctttctcttttaaTACCTCAATTGTGAAGAAAATAAGTTTTACGAAtatacttaattttattaattgcacaCATGTGTTGTGTTGATCACTAATTTAATTAGTTGAATAAGTGTAATTTGTCAGTCTGTTACTATGTTTCGTCATGTGGCTAAGACCACTAAGTCATCTAGATTATAAATTAACTTTTAGATTTCTGTGAATTTGTGCAGAACCACTTGTATTGGATACATGAGATTGAAAGCTATatgaaatacaaaaaaattgattgtTGCCTCTCAAAGTCCTTGGACCGTTTCTTTGAGTTTGCTTGACGCCAATTTGCTTTTATTAATTTCCATATTttgagattctttttttttttttgtgttatttgaGTGGATTTCATTCCTACATTGAATCATTTAATCGTTCCTGTCTATTGAAAAATGTTATATATCTTAAAAAGTTAAATGTCTTTCTCTTATTGGAAAAAAAAGGTAATATAATTCTCTGTTTTTATCTTTCACACGTTGAtaaacacacacatatatatatatccatacACCTCAATTGAAATCAGGTGGGGACGAAGTTTTGACTTGTTTTCgattgattattttaattaattatacaTCTAATTATAGATAATTAATTTTTGTGATATtctcatttatttttgtgtttagattatagatttttttaatagtcaaaaaaatAAGATTCATATAATCAACCAAATAATAGCTTTTGATTattctaattattttttataattgagTAAAAATAGTTTTGCTTCTACCATTTGCTTAAAACCGGCAATCATGGTTGATTGATAAAAAaagataatttattttaaaaaaattaatagcaATCTAGAAGTTATCCTGTTAGTATAGCAATTAATGATACCTTACATCATTGAAATGTTAGCAAGTtggcatttttcttttcctagtaacTCTACAAGTCACTTacaacaaagtcaagtagataCAAGTTCTAAGATTCTGTTTTTGTAATTAGTACATTTTCAACGAAATACCTATAAAGCCAATAAAAACATTCATAGTAAatttaatatctcaaatttcaaaatagtTCTTTTAAATTGGAAGTTCCACCCAAATCGTTTAATGCTTTGACAAATTATTATCTTGTAAAAGGTTTTCATTATTTATGTGAATCAAAAACAGAAAGGCATTTTGATGACTAGACAATAAAAAGTTTTGGATAGCCattatttggtcaaaaattatttgcttgcatacaaacacaattttcaacatacatttttatctttccaattatctttttatttcacatatattacatAACAAAAGGTGCTtcagtaattattttaaataatccgCTATCCAAACACATTTGGCCCccactgaattttttttttgttggtttcACCACTTAAATTAGGCACTACTTGACGCActgtttgataacccaatttaATACTTAAATTTAATCTATTCAGATTTTAACATGTTCAAATGagtttaataataaaaaattaaacatctgatttaattaaatatcattgaattttctaggcaaaacttactttcaaatataaaaaataagttattcacttatcacttaatatgatatatactcaaatatatcaatttaacaattcaataatttgacACATTCAAACATTCAGATTTCTtgtttcagatttcagatttcaattttattaaatGCATCCTAAATCTAGAGTGTATATTCATGATTCTATCTTCTTTAGGTCATTATCTTTTGATTCAATCCTCGAGTAAGTTGATTTTCTTTCGGGGAAAGAGTCCCAATGGCCCTCCAACTCTTACTCAAGTAAAGTTTTGGCCCTCCAACAATTAAAGATAAATTTTTGGCCCTCGATCTAACAAAGTAGCATATTAGTGGCCCTTCTGTCAAATCCAGGCGTTAACTATGACAGGAAGCTTTATCTCGCGAGACGCGCCACCAAATATGAAGGGCACTATAGTCTCTTTGCCAAGACAAAATAAAAACAGTTTCACCAACAATTTTTGTCTCCAACAATTTTCACCCCCTTTGCTGTAAAACCCTAGGGCCATCTTAAAAGCTTTTGTTTCCGTGACAGTTGGATAGGTTTATACCCAATCGATCTGCAATGGATTTCGACTATGCTCATTACATGCTCACAGAAGGTAGGAAAGGTAAGGAAAACCCAGCCCTGAGCTCGCCTTCTCGGGAGGCTTATCGGAAGCAGCTTGCGGAGACCTTCAACATGAACAGGACCAGGATCCTTGATTTCAAGAACAAGCCACCTACCCCTGTCGACCCTATCCCTGCTGACTTCTCGACAGCTGCCAACAACTCCAAGCCCACCAAATCCCGTCGTTACATCCCCCAGGTTGGTATTTCACCTGTAACTTTGTGAATTGATTTCAGATTTCAGCTGTTGAGGagtatttcttttttaattcctCGAATAATTAATTGTTCTCTTCTCCTGCTGTGGtctatattcttttttttttacagacTTCATAAAGAACTCTGGATGCGCTTGATATTTTGGATGATTACTACTTGAATCTGCTAGACTGGGGCAGCAGCAATGTTCTTTCAATTGCCCTTGGAAGCACAGTATATTTGTGGGATGCAACTGACGGAGCTACCTCAGAGCTCGTCACGGTTGATGAAGAAAATGGCCCCGTGACGAGTGTTAAGTGGGCTCCCGATGGACGCCACGTCGCTGTTGGTTTGAACAATTCTGATGTAAAACCCTAGTCTCTGTCTTGGCAAAGAGACTATAGTGCCCTTCATATTTGGTGGCGCGTCTCGCGAGATGAAGCTTCCCGTCATAGTTAACTGCTAGATTTGACAGAAGGGCCATTAATATGCTACTTTGTTAGATCGAGGGTCAAAAATTTATCTTTAATTGTTGGAGGGCCAAAACTTTACCTGAGTAAGAGTTGGAGGGCCATTGGgactcttttcccttttctttctccGTTGAAATAAAGAAAGTAGAAAGCCGTCCTGAACAGTTCTTGACCATGATGAGGTATTGAGGTCCAAGCTTAGAATTGTGATCATTTAGGGAAACGACGTCGTGGTTCCTTATCTGTCGGAGGGGGCGGCTGCGTGTCGGTCACGGATCGTATGGTGTACGGCTGGTTACAATCACGTGCAGCAGtccaatcttgcgtattgtatACTTGTTACATTTCACACGTCCACCGGCTAAATCTTCAATGCTaggtttttcaaaaaaaaaataaaattcaatgcTAGAGTGCAATCCATATacatgaaataaaaacatgagttttTGTACCAACATATAGTAAGGGAAAAGTGCACTTTTCAACCCCATTATTTGGTGAGTTGGATAACTTTGTTCCATAttgttttagagaaaaaaaaaaagttcacatAAAATTATACAGTGTGTTTGAATTTCAATGAGACAACAGCCCATGCACCTATCTTTTGTAGTAattggttttggttttggtttcttgtcgggaaaaaaaatctaattaatATTTGAAGGCGAATAAAAGTGTTATTTAAATTATAACTAACCATTTAAAGGTATTCTTTTATGAAAATTTAAGTGGTCTTAAGAAATTTGGTATATTTTTCATTGAAAAGAAGCAGTTAGGGCAATTAACAAATTGTACAGCCTCCAAAACTTGTCATTACCTAGCTTAGaaatttacttttatttcagaAAAGAATGTATATAATCCTATCAAAGGAATGCAGATATTCCAAA
It includes:
- the LOC113706650 gene encoding 4-coumarate--CoA ligase-like 6 yields the protein MHRIQSHATTLNWLFCFCCCGTFLSFSSRQAKSMATFLKSTHISTDQEAIFNTKFKSSIPKLSYPSWYSPETGIYHSKHPSVTLPSDPFLDVVSFIFSHEHSGQTALIDSSSGFSLSYSKIFPLVNSVASGLHQMGVSQGDVVLISLPNSIHFPIVFLGILSLGAIVTAINPLSSLSEVKKQVIDCKPSFGLCLPEKVDELSAFGFPVIGVPHTESLMPNSKVCRNSDFYKLISSDPKLAPRPKINQQDTAAILYSSGTTGTCKGTMLTHGNFIAMVVLFVRFEASTYCDLPSENVYLATSPMFHIYGLSLFVMGLLSLGTTIVVMRNFDADQLVRVIDKYGVTHFPTVPPVLMKLTSRAKDASDGSLKSLRQVSCGAAPVSAKCIEDFVQTLPHVDFIQGYGMTESTAVGSRGYNTENFYKYSSVGLLAPNAQARVVNWTTGCSLPPGSTGELWLRSPGTMKGYLNNDGATKSTIEKDGWLHTGDIVYFDEDGYLYVVDRLKEVIKYKGFQIAPADLESVLMSHPEIVDAAVTGARDEEAGEIPVAFVVRKEGSTLSEAAVIEFVAKQVTPYKKIRKVNFIASVPRSAAGKILRRTLRPLLLSRV